One part of the Persephonella sp. genome encodes these proteins:
- a CDS encoding YbdK family carboxylate-amine ligase, giving the protein MKRELDFRASKPFTVGAELEVQLVDRDTFSLSDSSDIIFQNLPAELKGIVQPEVLTSMVEIVTPVCEYPEEAVHYIKKALIGIDRIGEDYGFRVSALGTHTFAKKEQTHITAKERYLRLLQELQILLRQFLIYGLHIHVGFPDKELAVKAYNMVINYLPVFLGISASSPFFYGEFTGLHSYRTKIFEQLPRAGIPEYFDNFSQFEDLYFKLKESGFIESIKDIWWDVRIHPDLGTIELRVCDSNPEIERIEFLITLLQGLSFLSQEEKIPKFYHQILKQNKWNATRYSLSGKLIDRNKITTIKGKTYSIIDYLETKGVFKSLKTDKRMEKLKGILEKKTVSEKMIMVYKKTNDLKVVESMGFIK; this is encoded by the coding sequence TTGAAAAGAGAGCTTGATTTTAGGGCTTCAAAGCCTTTTACTGTTGGAGCAGAGCTTGAGGTTCAGCTTGTTGACAGGGATACCTTTTCCCTTTCTGACTCTTCAGACATAATTTTCCAGAACTTACCGGCAGAACTAAAGGGAATTGTGCAGCCGGAGGTTTTAACCTCAATGGTTGAGATAGTAACCCCTGTGTGTGAATATCCTGAAGAAGCTGTCCATTACATAAAAAAAGCTCTAATTGGGATAGACAGAATAGGTGAGGATTACGGCTTCAGGGTATCTGCTCTGGGAACCCATACTTTTGCAAAAAAAGAACAGACCCACATTACAGCAAAGGAAAGATATCTCCGGCTCCTTCAGGAACTTCAGATACTTCTCAGACAGTTTCTTATATATGGTCTACACATTCATGTAGGTTTCCCTGACAAAGAGTTGGCAGTGAAGGCATACAACATGGTAATAAACTATCTGCCTGTCTTTCTAGGAATTTCTGCAAGTTCTCCATTTTTTTATGGTGAATTTACAGGATTACATTCCTATAGAACAAAAATATTTGAACAGCTTCCAAGGGCAGGGATACCTGAGTATTTTGATAATTTTTCTCAGTTTGAGGATCTTTATTTTAAACTTAAAGAAAGTGGATTTATTGAAAGTATAAAGGATATCTGGTGGGATGTGAGAATACATCCTGATCTGGGAACAATAGAGCTAAGGGTGTGTGACTCAAATCCTGAGATAGAAAGAATAGAGTTTTTGATCACACTTCTTCAGGGGCTTTCCTTTTTATCACAGGAAGAAAAAATTCCAAAATTTTACCACCAGATACTGAAACAAAACAAATGGAACGCAACAAGGTATTCGTTATCTGGAAAGCTTATAGACAGAAACAAAATAACAACTATAAAGGGGAAAACATACAGTATAATAGATTACCTTGAGACAAAAGGTGTTTTTAAAAGCCTGAAAACAGACAAAAGAATGGAAAAACTGAAAGGTATCTTAGAAAAGAAAACGGTTTCTGAAAAGATGATTATGGTTTATAAAAAAACAAATGATTTGAAAGTTGTTGAAAGTATGGGCTTTATTAAATGA
- a CDS encoding nodulation protein NfeD translates to MKKLILLFFLSFALFSRSDVVVGSWNDPVSPVMADYVKRLVKEAEKKKAKLIVLQLDTPGGLESAMRNVIKSMMNTYIPFVVYVYPSGARAASAGAIITVSADIAAMAPSTNIGSASPVQMTGRDVNETMKKKIVNDMVAFVRSIAEEKGRNTKLIEQMITKSLNLSAKEALKKGVIDVVAEDLNDLLKKINGKTVKKMNAQIKINISENEKIVKVEKGFREKLLSILANPTLAYLLLMIGFYGIFFELYNPGSIIPGVVGAISILLALYALNTIDVNWLGVLLIILGILFFVLELITPTFGALAVSGVIALLIGSIILIDPSSPYGDIPLRVIIPVVIFSAVFFLSVAFLGLKAQMKKSITGKEGMIGKIGVAETDINPEGKVFVEGEIWDAYSDTTLKKGDKVKIISVEGLKLKVTKA, encoded by the coding sequence ATGAAAAAGCTGATTTTGCTTTTTTTCTTGAGTTTTGCACTGTTTTCCCGGAGTGATGTGGTTGTTGGAAGCTGGAATGATCCTGTAAGTCCCGTGATGGCTGATTATGTGAAAAGGCTTGTGAAAGAGGCTGAAAAAAAGAAAGCTAAGTTGATCGTTCTACAACTTGACACCCCTGGAGGACTTGAGTCTGCGATGAGAAATGTAATAAAAAGCATGATGAACACATATATACCATTTGTTGTTTATGTTTATCCTTCAGGGGCAAGGGCTGCATCTGCAGGAGCTATCATAACCGTGTCAGCTGACATAGCCGCTATGGCACCGTCAACAAATATAGGATCTGCCTCACCTGTTCAGATGACAGGTAGAGATGTGAATGAAACAATGAAAAAAAAGATTGTAAATGATATGGTTGCATTTGTCAGATCAATAGCAGAAGAAAAAGGCAGAAACACAAAACTGATAGAGCAGATGATAACAAAATCATTAAACCTGTCTGCAAAAGAGGCATTGAAAAAAGGTGTGATAGATGTTGTAGCTGAAGATCTTAACGATCTTTTGAAAAAAATAAACGGAAAAACAGTAAAAAAGATGAATGCCCAGATAAAGATAAATATCAGCGAAAATGAAAAGATCGTAAAAGTAGAAAAAGGGTTTAGAGAGAAACTTCTTTCAATACTGGCAAACCCCACCCTCGCCTATCTTCTGCTGATGATAGGTTTTTATGGTATATTTTTTGAGCTTTACAATCCGGGATCTATCATACCGGGAGTTGTTGGAGCTATCTCCATACTCCTTGCCCTTTATGCTCTAAACACAATAGATGTAAACTGGCTGGGAGTTCTCCTTATTATTCTGGGAATACTGTTTTTTGTTCTTGAACTAATAACACCCACATTTGGGGCACTTGCTGTTAGTGGTGTTATAGCACTGCTTATAGGCTCCATAATACTAATTGATCCTTCTTCACCTTACGGAGACATACCCCTTAGGGTAATTATTCCGGTTGTTATTTTCAGTGCAGTGTTCTTCCTTTCGGTGGCATTTTTAGGGCTTAAAGCCCAGATGAAAAAAAGTATCACAGGAAAAGAGGGAATGATAGGAAAAATAGGTGTTGCCGAAACTGATATTAACCCAGAAGGAAAGGTATTTGTTGAAGGTGAGATATGGGACGCTTACTCAGACACAACTTTAAAAAAAGGTGATAAAGTAAAAATCATCTCTGTGGAGGGATTAAAATTAAAGGTTACAAAAGCTTGA
- a CDS encoding site-2 protease family protein, which yields MKFKSIPLFKLFGIQINLDFSWFIVFFLITFTLAEYFYPQYYPGHSFFVYLFVGAVSAILLFASVVLHELSHSLVAIKHGIPVKEIDLFIFGGVAMIEEEAPSPKVEFLVAAAGPLCSFILGLLFYILAILYPVDDLLNGIINYLMFVNFALALFNLVPAFPLDGGRILRSIIWARKDLLTATKISSVTGTAFAYFLMLLGFLSLIQGSFINALWYGFLGLFLRNASKVSYEQTKLSVILSKYRVEQFMHTVKPVLPDESITDFMVHYFPVYRSEIFPVIASNGKINIINLNDIKNVPRNQWDLTKVSDVSKPLEVYVSPYDTLLKAIKLMNRYGVDELPVVYGNTVLGIIKRDVIEALVERFFLEDKLKER from the coding sequence ATGAAGTTCAAATCTATACCACTTTTTAAACTGTTTGGAATTCAGATCAACCTTGATTTCAGCTGGTTTATTGTTTTTTTTCTGATAACTTTTACACTTGCAGAATACTTTTATCCCCAGTATTACCCTGGACATAGCTTTTTTGTTTATCTGTTTGTGGGAGCTGTTTCTGCAATACTTCTGTTTGCTTCTGTTGTTTTACATGAACTTTCCCATTCACTTGTTGCGATAAAACATGGAATTCCTGTCAAAGAGATAGACCTTTTTATTTTTGGCGGTGTTGCCATGATTGAGGAGGAAGCTCCTTCTCCAAAAGTTGAGTTTCTGGTTGCTGCTGCAGGTCCATTGTGCAGTTTTATTCTTGGTTTGTTGTTTTATATTCTGGCTATTTTATATCCGGTTGATGATTTACTTAACGGGATAATCAACTACCTGATGTTTGTCAATTTTGCTTTGGCTTTGTTTAATCTTGTGCCTGCTTTTCCCCTTGACGGTGGAAGAATACTCAGATCTATTATATGGGCAAGGAAGGATCTTCTCACAGCAACAAAAATAAGCAGTGTAACAGGAACAGCATTTGCGTATTTTTTGATGCTTCTTGGTTTTTTATCTCTTATCCAGGGAAGTTTTATAAATGCGTTGTGGTACGGGTTTTTAGGCCTTTTTTTGAGGAATGCCTCAAAGGTAAGTTACGAGCAGACAAAACTATCTGTCATTCTTTCAAAATACAGGGTTGAACAGTTTATGCATACTGTAAAACCTGTCTTACCAGACGAAAGCATAACAGATTTTATGGTTCATTATTTTCCTGTGTATAGGTCTGAGATCTTTCCTGTCATAGCTTCAAATGGAAAAATAAATATTATTAATCTTAACGATATTAAAAATGTTCCAAGAAACCAGTGGGATCTAACTAAAGTATCAGATGTATCAAAACCCCTTGAGGTTTATGTAAGTCCCTATGATACCCTTTTAAAAGCTATAAAACTGATGAACAGGTATGGTGTTGACGAGCTTCCTGTTGTTTATGGGAATACCGTTTTAGGAATAATTAAAAGAGATGTAATAGAAGCCCTTGTGGAAAGGTTTTTTCTTGAGGATAAACTGAAGGAGAGATGA
- the ftsY gene encoding signal recognition particle-docking protein FtsY has protein sequence MFKSMLDKLKSGLEKTKKQFVESFSSISFGRKIDEELFDDIEMVLLKADVGLQATEEIIDFLRKESKRRKLKDGEQLKELLKEKLYDILKNCEGKLNLGDEKPAVILFLGINGSGKTTTVGKLAYQFTKEGKSVVLAAADTFRAAAIDQLDVWAERSGARIVKHSPGSDPAAVVYDAVNSAKSRGDDIVLIDTAGRLHTKEHLIKELQKIKRTIQKLMPNQPVETILVLDGTIGQNSINQAKVFKQSTDVTGIVITKLDGTAKGGAIIPICKELKIPIKFIGVGEGIEDLQPFDAKAFVDALFD, from the coding sequence ATGTTCAAGTCCATGCTTGATAAACTAAAATCAGGTCTTGAAAAAACAAAAAAACAGTTTGTTGAGTCTTTTAGTTCCATCTCTTTTGGAAGAAAGATTGATGAAGAGCTTTTTGATGATATAGAGATGGTTCTTCTTAAAGCTGATGTTGGACTACAGGCAACTGAGGAGATAATAGATTTCCTCAGAAAAGAAAGCAAACGGAGAAAACTGAAAGACGGAGAGCAGCTTAAAGAACTCCTGAAGGAAAAGCTTTATGATATTTTGAAAAACTGCGAAGGCAAGCTAAATCTGGGGGATGAAAAGCCGGCTGTTATATTATTTCTGGGAATAAACGGTAGCGGAAAAACAACAACTGTAGGTAAGCTTGCCTATCAGTTTACAAAGGAAGGAAAATCTGTTGTGCTTGCCGCTGCAGATACTTTCAGGGCTGCTGCCATTGATCAGCTTGATGTATGGGCTGAAAGATCAGGGGCAAGGATAGTTAAACATTCTCCCGGTTCTGACCCTGCAGCTGTCGTTTATGACGCTGTAAATTCTGCAAAAAGCAGAGGAGACGATATTGTTCTTATTGATACAGCAGGGAGACTTCATACAAAAGAACATCTTATAAAGGAACTACAGAAAATAAAAAGAACTATTCAAAAATTGATGCCAAATCAACCTGTTGAAACGATCCTTGTTCTTGACGGAACTATAGGACAAAACTCAATCAATCAGGCAAAGGTTTTTAAGCAGTCCACAGATGTTACAGGTATAGTAATAACTAAGCTTGACGGCACAGCAAAAGGTGGGGCTATCATTCCAATATGCAAAGAGCTAAAGATACCAATCAAGTTTATAGGTGTAGGGGAAGGTATAGAGGATCTCCAGCCATTTGATGCAAAAGCCTTTGTAGATGCATTATTTGACTAA
- a CDS encoding metal-binding protein has translation MAAGRTHDIINLSFLPVAVYYLQPENFGGFISGYIIGTFFLSPDNDIYHSKPNRRWKVLRFIWYPYTRIFSHRGVSHLPVLGSIFKLFYLIFVIFTVFLFMLFLIYFIQPDLLKKFSFEINFDSILLILKHPFTVSFLIGLLLSEIVHIATDVIYSTAKRLKLIR, from the coding sequence GTGGCTGCAGGAAGAACACATGACATTATAAATCTGTCTTTTCTTCCTGTGGCTGTTTACTATCTTCAGCCAGAAAATTTTGGTGGTTTTATATCAGGTTATATTATTGGAACTTTTTTTCTCTCCCCAGACAACGATATATACCACTCAAAACCAAATAGAAGATGGAAGGTGCTGAGGTTTATCTGGTATCCTTACACACGGATATTTTCACACAGAGGGGTTTCACACCTGCCTGTTTTAGGATCTATTTTTAAACTTTTTTATCTAATTTTTGTGATTTTTACAGTTTTTTTGTTTATGCTGTTTCTGATTTATTTTATCCAGCCTGATCTTTTAAAAAAGTTTAGTTTTGAAATTAACTTTGATAGTATCCTGCTCATTTTAAAACACCCTTTCACAGTATCCTTTTTGATAGGTCTTTTACTTTCGGAAATTGTCCATATTGCCACAGATGTGATATATTCAACAGCAAAAAGACTCAAACTGATAAGGTGA
- a CDS encoding CinA family nicotinamide mononucleotide deamidase-related protein, with the protein MRFFILITGTEFTLGLKQEKNSIFIAREIIKRGGTVTGIHISPDDTYQIQYALKMGMDKSDVVVVSGGLGATSDDLTREAISEAIGVPLIFDGDWLKKMKSILKQQGRELTDNIKKMAKIPYGSRKIENPVGKALGFIKVLDDVKKAIVAVPGVPSEMSLMVKKALDYLGLKGKEREIHLFRTFGKPEAEINEILSDIDGLLFNSSPKGVDIFVTDKNRFFLENKVKVIRERLGNLVYSEDESEMEEVVGILLKEKGFTVSTAESSTGGMIASRIVNVPGASEYMIGGIVSYSNEVKINILGVNREDIEQFGAVSETVAKQMAEGVRKLLKTDLSVSDTGIAGPTGGTPEKPVGLHYVGYSDRSNTEVHRVVFKGDRNDVRLSVSQYALNLIRLNLR; encoded by the coding sequence ATGAGGTTTTTTATTCTGATAACAGGAACAGAATTTACCCTTGGCTTGAAACAGGAAAAAAACTCCATTTTTATAGCAAGAGAGATTATAAAAAGGGGAGGAACAGTAACAGGTATCCATATATCCCCTGATGATACATACCAGATACAGTATGCTTTGAAAATGGGAATGGATAAATCAGATGTTGTTGTAGTGTCTGGAGGGCTTGGGGCAACGTCTGATGATCTGACAAGGGAGGCGATATCAGAAGCTATAGGTGTTCCTCTTATTTTTGACGGAGATTGGCTGAAAAAAATGAAAAGTATTCTTAAACAGCAGGGAAGAGAGCTAACAGATAACATAAAGAAAATGGCAAAAATCCCTTACGGATCAAGAAAGATAGAAAACCCTGTAGGTAAAGCCCTCGGTTTTATAAAGGTGCTTGATGATGTAAAAAAGGCAATTGTTGCTGTTCCGGGAGTTCCATCCGAAATGAGTTTGATGGTTAAAAAAGCTCTGGATTATCTGGGTTTGAAGGGGAAAGAGAGAGAAATACATCTTTTTAGAACTTTTGGAAAACCTGAAGCTGAAATAAATGAGATTCTTTCAGATATTGACGGGCTGTTATTCAACAGTTCTCCAAAAGGTGTGGACATTTTTGTCACAGATAAAAACAGATTTTTTCTTGAAAATAAAGTAAAAGTGATAAGGGAAAGACTTGGTAACCTTGTATATTCGGAAGATGAGTCAGAAATGGAAGAGGTTGTTGGGATATTGCTGAAAGAAAAAGGTTTTACAGTATCTACAGCTGAATCATCAACAGGAGGTATGATAGCTTCAAGAATTGTAAATGTTCCAGGTGCATCAGAATATATGATAGGGGGGATTGTTTCTTACTCAAATGAGGTAAAAATAAATATCTTAGGTGTAAATAGAGAAGATATTGAGCAGTTTGGTGCTGTCAGCGAAACTGTTGCAAAACAGATGGCAGAGGGAGTAAGAAAACTTCTGAAAACAGATCTATCAGTTTCAGATACAGGAATTGCAGGACCAACAGGAGGAACTCCCGAAAAACCTGTAGGTCTTCATTATGTTGGATATTCTGATAGGAGTAATACCGAAGTTCATAGGGTTGTTTTCAAAGGGGATAGAAATGATGTAAGGCTGTCTGTATCCCAGTATGCCCTGAACCTTATCAGATTAAACCTCAGGTAA
- a CDS encoding GGDEF domain-containing protein translates to MEAKIKKSTVIYISIFLFLSIMIWSLFELKKNQNKQLYLNQKIVKAAAEFKATLNGYKMVIDFIEHRYFTDPEILKIIYKGLKSPEKERGRYRAMLLAKLKPLYKEMRKYRINYLQIIFPDGTIFFQFHKKSTNPENRLKMTDKDQKKVTGGFKFPAELYFNNQFLGTVEIAVSYDAVKDQLRKIFKGEYRFLIYKDFLLNKLVREERKSYIQSEIDPDFYYESKLNRNYQIDPEIFSQINMKLKEKINSRLPRYKNFAVDIKVNGNYYVVSFIVISDIKGKNIGYLVYYEKDNTIFLFAETFLMMYGSVEIALLAMLWLLISLTTKSEKFRTLSEIDTLTGIYNKGKFNRVLDDELKKVRRYKRPLGLILFDIDHFKQINDTFGHQVGDYVLKEIAKIVKSNIRNTDIFARWGGEEFVILAPETDINGLKMLAEKLRKAIEDHEFDKIKKVTASFGVTEATPEDTTDTVVRRADEALYLAKEKGRNRVEIILPEV, encoded by the coding sequence ATGGAAGCAAAAATAAAAAAGTCAACGGTAATATATATATCTATTTTTCTGTTCTTATCAATAATGATATGGTCTCTTTTTGAGCTGAAGAAAAATCAGAACAAACAGCTATACCTAAATCAGAAAATTGTTAAGGCTGCTGCCGAGTTCAAAGCAACCTTAAACGGATATAAGATGGTAATTGACTTTATTGAACACAGGTATTTTACAGATCCTGAAATCCTAAAAATTATCTATAAAGGTCTCAAATCTCCCGAAAAAGAAAGGGGTAGATACAGGGCAATGCTTCTTGCAAAACTGAAACCTCTGTATAAGGAGATGAGAAAATATAGAATAAACTACCTTCAGATAATCTTTCCTGACGGAACTATCTTTTTCCAGTTTCATAAAAAATCTACAAACCCAGAAAACAGGTTGAAAATGACAGACAAAGATCAGAAAAAAGTTACAGGAGGTTTCAAATTTCCTGCTGAACTTTATTTTAACAACCAATTTTTAGGAACTGTTGAGATCGCCGTATCCTACGACGCTGTTAAAGATCAGCTGAGAAAGATATTTAAAGGGGAATACAGATTCCTTATATACAAAGACTTCCTGCTTAATAAACTGGTCAGAGAAGAAAGAAAAAGTTATATCCAGAGCGAGATTGATCCGGACTTTTATTACGAAAGCAAACTAAATAGAAACTACCAGATTGATCCTGAGATTTTTTCCCAGATTAATATGAAACTTAAAGAGAAAATAAACAGCAGACTTCCAAGATACAAAAATTTTGCCGTAGATATAAAAGTTAATGGAAATTATTATGTTGTGTCATTTATAGTAATATCAGACATAAAAGGGAAAAATATAGGTTATCTGGTTTATTATGAAAAAGACAACACCATATTCCTGTTTGCAGAAACATTTCTTATGATGTATGGAAGCGTTGAGATAGCACTTCTTGCAATGCTGTGGCTTCTTATCAGTTTAACCACAAAAAGCGAAAAGTTCAGGACACTATCTGAGATAGATACCTTAACAGGTATTTACAACAAAGGTAAATTTAACAGAGTTCTTGACGACGAACTTAAAAAGGTAAGAAGATACAAAAGACCTCTTGGTTTGATACTTTTTGATATTGATCATTTTAAACAGATAAATGATACTTTCGGTCATCAGGTCGGCGATTATGTGCTTAAAGAGATAGCTAAAATTGTGAAAAGCAATATCAGGAATACAGATATATTCGCCAGATGGGGAGGTGAAGAATTTGTAATCCTCGCACCTGAAACAGACATAAACGGACTGAAAATGCTTGCAGAAAAGCTTAGAAAAGCTATAGAAGACCATGAGTTTGACAAGATCAAAAAAGTAACAGCAAGTTTTGGTGTAACAGAAGCTACTCCTGAAGACACCACAGATACTGTTGTTAGAAGGGCTGATGAAGCTCTTTATCTTGCTAAAGAAAAGGGAAGGAACAGGGTGGAAATAATCTTACCTGAGGTTTAA
- the ggt gene encoding gamma-glutamyltransferase, whose translation MKGVISAGDKLTAEAGAQILKIGGNAFDAAIASLLAAPLTEPALTSLGGGGFLLAVQEGMMPVIYDFFVDVPPKRIDKPDFYPVYVDFGSTVQEFHIGCGSVAIPGMVAGIERVYRERCSLPMEELIKPAVRYAEEGIYLSKMQSSFVKLLEPIFTATEESRKVYAPEGKLIDHKTVYKNPDYANFLKRFASEGSWFFYEGDVAEKIDRLSYEKGGIIRKEDLRKYKVYEKDPVYFRFRGYDIFTNSPPSPGGILIGFTLKLLEDLKGDFGSIEHVSSLIEAMHSTQLFRREYVDKNIHEKDVELFLEDRNIFDIYESFYKKRLNLWGNTTHISVIDSFGNAVSLTTTNGEGSGCIIPGTGIMLNNMLGEEDLNPEGFFKWPAYVRLPSMMSPTVVMKDGKLKLSLGSAGSNRIRSAIIQVILNYLVFGKDIKQAVELPRIHFENHTVFMEPGFSDEIIKKSKQLYETVVFDEKSLFFGGVQAVTGDYEGASDPRRGGYTVLVK comes from the coding sequence ATGAAAGGGGTCATATCTGCAGGAGATAAACTTACAGCTGAGGCTGGAGCACAGATACTCAAAATAGGAGGAAATGCATTTGATGCAGCAATAGCTTCTTTGCTTGCAGCACCTCTTACCGAACCTGCCTTAACGAGCCTTGGAGGAGGAGGCTTTTTGCTTGCTGTTCAGGAAGGCATGATGCCTGTTATTTACGACTTTTTTGTTGATGTTCCTCCAAAAAGAATTGATAAGCCTGATTTTTACCCTGTTTATGTTGACTTTGGCTCAACAGTTCAGGAGTTTCATATTGGGTGTGGGTCTGTGGCTATTCCCGGAATGGTTGCCGGAATAGAAAGGGTTTACAGGGAAAGATGCAGTCTTCCAATGGAGGAGCTTATAAAACCTGCTGTCAGATATGCTGAGGAAGGGATTTATCTTTCAAAGATGCAGTCATCATTTGTGAAACTTCTTGAACCTATTTTTACGGCGACTGAGGAGTCCAGAAAAGTTTATGCTCCTGAAGGAAAACTTATAGATCACAAAACAGTTTATAAAAACCCTGATTATGCAAACTTTTTAAAAAGATTTGCGTCTGAAGGGAGCTGGTTTTTTTACGAAGGGGATGTTGCAGAAAAGATTGACAGGCTATCTTATGAAAAAGGAGGAATTATAAGAAAGGAAGATCTGAGAAAATACAAGGTTTACGAAAAAGATCCTGTTTATTTTAGATTTAGAGGTTACGACATTTTCACAAACTCCCCCCCTTCTCCAGGTGGAATTCTTATAGGTTTTACGCTGAAGCTTCTTGAAGATTTAAAAGGGGATTTTGGCTCTATAGAACATGTATCATCTTTGATAGAAGCTATGCATTCAACACAGCTTTTTAGGAGAGAGTATGTTGACAAAAATATCCATGAAAAAGATGTTGAGCTTTTTTTAGAAGACAGGAATATTTTTGATATTTATGAAAGTTTTTATAAAAAAAGGTTAAACCTGTGGGGAAACACAACCCATATATCTGTTATAGACAGTTTTGGAAATGCTGTGAGCCTCACAACGACAAATGGTGAAGGTTCAGGCTGTATAATTCCTGGAACGGGGATTATGCTGAACAACATGCTTGGAGAAGAAGACCTCAATCCTGAAGGTTTTTTCAAGTGGCCTGCCTATGTAAGACTTCCATCTATGATGTCTCCTACAGTCGTGATGAAAGATGGGAAACTAAAACTATCCCTTGGAAGTGCTGGAAGCAACAGAATAAGAAGTGCTATTATACAGGTAATTCTAAACTATCTTGTGTTCGGGAAAGATATAAAACAGGCTGTTGAGCTTCCAAGGATACATTTTGAAAATCATACGGTCTTTATGGAACCTGGATTTTCTGATGAAATAATTAAAAAATCAAAACAACTTTATGAAACTGTTGTTTTTGACGAAAAAAGCCTATTTTTCGGGGGCGTTCAGGCTGTTACAGGTGATTACGAAGGTGCATCAGACCCAAGAAGGGGAGGATACACAGTATTAGTCAAATAA
- a CDS encoding OmpA family protein — translation MRRILLTFLTAGVVSAGFAAQDQQKVNLFERQLQQDVKTLTEKIQKLYGLHVKECAPSEIAKAEAFIDAIDGLSYINPDTGQIERTEIKPIDKILYKNKAKKYISLAREKVYSDQDGDGIPCYQEIEQGTNPFESEKKVSKVEIKVEKTAQQKTAEKKEDKKGGYQPLKLHARIHFDFDKYNIKKDYLPYLNVITRYLKAHDELKIKIVGYTDSIGSKEYNDRLARKRAETIKKYLIDHGISPDRIEIIGKGKEDYLFDNDTSLNRFTNRRAEFFVMEPTEGK, via the coding sequence ATGAGAAGAATACTGTTAACATTTCTTACAGCTGGAGTTGTATCAGCAGGTTTTGCAGCTCAGGATCAACAGAAAGTAAATCTTTTTGAGAGACAACTGCAGCAAGATGTTAAAACCCTTACTGAAAAGATACAAAAGCTTTACGGTCTTCATGTTAAGGAGTGTGCTCCATCTGAGATAGCAAAGGCAGAGGCATTTATTGATGCTATTGATGGGTTGAGTTATATAAACCCTGATACAGGTCAGATAGAAAGAACTGAGATAAAACCTATTGATAAAATCCTGTATAAAAACAAAGCAAAAAAGTATATATCTCTTGCAAGGGAAAAGGTATATTCTGATCAGGACGGTGATGGAATTCCATGCTATCAGGAGATAGAGCAGGGAACAAACCCTTTTGAGTCTGAAAAAAAGGTTTCAAAAGTTGAGATAAAAGTAGAGAAAACAGCCCAGCAGAAAACAGCAGAAAAAAAAGAGGATAAAAAAGGAGGTTATCAGCCTTTAAAACTCCATGCAAGGATACATTTTGATTTTGACAAATACAACATAAAAAAAGATTACCTTCCTTACCTTAATGTGATAACAAGGTATCTAAAAGCCCACGATGAGCTAAAAATAAAGATAGTCGGATACACAGATTCAATAGGTAGCAAAGAATACAACGACAGGCTTGCAAGAAAAAGGGCAGAAACGATAAAGAAATATCTTATAGATCACGGTATATCACCTGACAGGATAGAGATAATAGGTAAAGGAAAAGAGGATTATCTTTTTGATAACGATACATCTTTAAATAGATTTACAAACAGAAGGGCTGAATTTTTTGTGATGGAACCTACAGAAGGTAAATAG